The segment GTTGCAGGTTCCTATCTACAATCCTTTGACGGATATTCGGTTACAGGAGTGGATGCAGGAACGCGATGATAATTTTAACAAGGAAATGGCTGGGGTAGTAGCTGAAAAAGAATTGGTGACGGAAAGTAGTGCCGGACGCGGCACGATTGGGGTGGTAGCTTTGGACAGTCACGGACGCTTGGCGGCTGGGACTTCGACTGGCGGCAAGGGTTTTGAGCGGATTGGTCGGGTGAGTGATTCTGCTATGCCTGCGGGGAATTATGCCAATGGTTATGCAGGTATTAGCTGTACGGGTATTGGGGAAGATATTATCGATGAGTGTCTGGCGGCGCGAATTGTGGTGCGGGTGACGGATGGGATGTCTTTGGCGGCAGCGTTTGAACGGACTTTTACGGAATCTCGCGATCGCAAACGGGATCTGGGTGCGATCGGTCTTGATGCTATGGGTGTTATTGCTTGGGGTAAAACTAGCGAAGTCCTTCTCGCCGCCTATCACACTGGCGAACAAATGGGAGACACTCTGGAATGGACTGGGGATGAGCTAACAGGATTTCTCTGTTAGTTTCGATCGCAATATTGTCATTTTGTGAAGCATAAAAGTTGGTAAGTTAAAACTTGCCAACTTTTTGAATATTTATAGGACTTACGCAACTGGCACATAGAGTAGGGTGCGTCAGAGCCTTAACATTTAAGCTAATTGCCTAAAATTTGACGCACCCTACTCCATCTAACTACATTAACAATTTCATAAAAGCATTTAGCGCATCATATTGATCTGCCATCCGCGAATAAAACTCGATCAATCGCAAATCTAACTCCGGCAATAATTCACTCTTGCTAACTAACTCATATCCCGTAGAACGCAAACAATAAACCGAAATTACACCATCCTCCCAAAACCAAACCTCCCGCACTCCCACTCGACGATAAATTTCCAGGGTATCAATTCCACCACTCGTCACTGTCACCTCGATCGCCAAATCTGGAACCGACTTGCGCGTACCCAAAGAATAAGAATCATCTGGTTCCTTCCGTGCCCCCAATTCCTTCATCCCAATTGTCGTACTACCACGGGTATAAAAACGAATATTTCTCATCAGCATATAAATCTCTAAAAGCAGACCTAAAGTTTTCTTAGGTTCTTCATGGGCATCTGATAAAGGAGTCATAATTTCTAAATATCCATCTAAATAAGTTAAACGCGCCCCAGTTTCAGCCAAATCTGCATCCAACTTTTCCAGAGTATCCCATGTCACATTTGACAGCAAGGCTCTACCCGTATTTAATTCGGTATTATAAATTGCGACTACCATCTAACTCACCTTTCGCGATCGCTTTTTCATAATATAGCATGGTTGAGCATACTGGCCTCTGGTAAGCGCATATACCCAATAGTCAGTCGTAATAAGTAAAACAACGAAAAATAGTCTATCTCATCCGTAGCTATCTTAATCTTCCGCCGAAGGAATGAATCCAAGTAAATATAACATTATTACCCTTGTTCGATCAACTCAATTGCCTGAGACAAAATTCCTTCCTTATCAACCATTGTAGCTAACTCTTCAGCTTCATAACGCCCTTCAAATGCTTCTGATGCTGCTTTTTTTATGGCTATTTCATAGCCATCTTCGAGAATATCCAGTAATTCGGCTTTGCTGATATAATAACCACTTGCTTTGCGGCGCTTGTTAATTTTATTGATTTCGCGCACCGCATTTTCGATGGAAAGTTGCCATGAGCGAGTTGAGCGATTTTCAGCATTTTGCTTAATTAAATGGATGAGCAAAATAACGCCATAACTGTCAATTTTGTTGACTTTATCGCCAAGGCTCATTTCTTCTAACTCATCCACTATAACCAATGCTTCATCAATTTTGCCTTGTTGTAGGAATTGCTTAAGCTGTAGCAGTTCTTCCATAGCAACCTCCGCATTTAAGCTCTTGGCGCATACATTATTACTAACACGCCGAGCAGAACAATCCAACCACCTAACAAGTCAAATTTATCTGGCGCTGTCCGATCGATTTGCCATCCCCATAGAATAGCAAGAAGGATGAAAATACCGCCATAAGCTGCATAAACTCGCCCAAAATTGGCTGGTTGCAGCGTCGGTATTATTCCATAAAAAATCAGTAATCCTGCGCCAATGAAAGCAAACCAGATACTCCGATTTTCGCGCAACCAAAGCCACATTAAGTATCCTCCGCCAATTTCGCACAACCCGGCTAAGAGGAAGTAAAACAGAGATTTGGCAATTTCCATTAAGTTCAATCTTCAGATGTCTTTAACCGCCAACCGGGTTTCACAACTTGAGGCGATCGCGCAATTACCAAACTATCATCTGGAACATCTTCTGTTACAGTGGAACCTGCTGCTACAGTTACATCAGAACCCAAGGTTACTGGCGCTACTAGGACGCTATTAGAACCAGTTTTACTGCGATCGCCTATTTTTGTCTGATGTTTCTTCACGCCATCATAATTGGCGGTAATCGTACCCGCACCGATGTTGACCCGCTCTCCCAGCGTGGCATCTCCCAAGTATGACAGGTGAGCCACATTGGTGCGATCGCCCAATGTGGTATTTTTCAGTTCCACAAAATTGCCGATGCGGCAATTATTCCCCGCATTGACATTTCCGCGCAAATGTGCATAGGGGCCGATCTTTGTTCCCGCCTGCACTGCGCTGTCACTTATGACGGAATAAAGTACAGTAACATTTTCACCAATCTGGCTATTTTCAATTAAGCTACCGGGGCCAATTCTACTGCCAGATCCGATCGCAGTATTACCGCGCAAATGAGTTTGGGGTTCGATAATTAGATCGGTTGACAACTGCACCGTATCGTCGATCGTGATACTATTGGGGTCAATCAGAGTGACACCGGCTGCCATCCACCGATCTTTCACCCGCCCTTGCAAGATAGCGTAGGCAGTTGCCAGTTGCTTGCGATCGTTGATACCCAGAATTTCTTCATAATCTTCCACATCCACCGCCATCACTGGCTGCATCAAATTACACGCATCCGTCAGGTAGTATTCCTTTTGGTCGTTGTTCGCTTGCAGTTGGGGCAGAACTTTTGCCAATTGGGGCCAGTTGAAGCAGTAAATTCCAGCGTTGATCCGGTGATTTTGCTTCTGAGCTGCGGAACAGTCCCGGTCTTCTACAATTTGTTGAATGATATTTTGACCGTTACAAAATACACGGCCATACCCTTTGGGATTAGGCAAATGAGCAGTCAGGAGGCTGACCGCATTTTGATGCTGTGTGTGAGTTTCCATCAGAACTTTGAGGGTTTGGGGACGCAGGAGGGGTACATCCCCATTTAAAACCAGCAAATCCCCTTGAAAGCCCTCTAGATGGGGGAGTAATTGCTGAACTGCATGACCTGTTCCCAGCTGTTGGGTTTGTTCGACAAACTCCACATCGGGAATATGTTGCAGGGCTGCTTCCACCTGTTTCCCTTGATACCCAACAATAACGATCTGCCTGATTGGCTCGATCTCCAAAGCTGTTTGGAGAATTCGTTCAATAAGCGATCGTCCACCCAAGGAATGTAATACCTTGGGCAGTTCCGATTTCATCCGTGTGCCGCGTCCAGCCGCTAGAATTGCTACCGCTACCATTTCTCTTGAAGTCATGCTCCCAACGGAGTATATCGCGCTTCGAGCCATTCTATGGCGTTAATTAATCTTGGCTTTTTCCCGTGTGGATATTGGATATAAATTCGGTAAATTCCTGCACGAGTTTGGGATTGCG is part of the Argonema galeatum A003/A1 genome and harbors:
- a CDS encoding isoaspartyl peptidase/L-asparaginase codes for the protein MTTQKVQPKLIIHGGAGSSLKSKGGVEIVRKSLYKVLEEVYALLLAGESASAAVVRGCHLLEDDPRFNAGTGSVLQSDGQIRMSASLMDGITQRFSGTINVSRVQHPIALAQSLQSSPDRVLSDYGSAELVRELQVPIYNPLTDIRLQEWMQERDDNFNKEMAGVVAEKELVTESSAGRGTIGVVALDSHGRLAAGTSTGGKGFERIGRVSDSAMPAGNYANGYAGISCTGIGEDIIDECLAARIVVRVTDGMSLAAAFERTFTESRDRKRDLGAIGLDAMGVIAWGKTSEVLLAAYHTGEQMGDTLEWTGDELTGFLC
- a CDS encoding Uma2 family endonuclease, with product MVVAIYNTELNTGRALLSNVTWDTLEKLDADLAETGARLTYLDGYLEIMTPLSDAHEEPKKTLGLLLEIYMLMRNIRFYTRGSTTIGMKELGARKEPDDSYSLGTRKSVPDLAIEVTVTSGGIDTLEIYRRVGVREVWFWEDGVISVYCLRSTGYELVSKSELLPELDLRLIEFYSRMADQYDALNAFMKLLM
- a CDS encoding DUF29 family protein, with the translated sequence MEELLQLKQFLQQGKIDEALVIVDELEEMSLGDKVNKIDSYGVILLIHLIKQNAENRSTRSWQLSIENAVREINKINKRRKASGYYISKAELLDILEDGYEIAIKKAASEAFEGRYEAEELATMVDKEGILSQAIELIEQG
- a CDS encoding YnfA family protein yields the protein MEIAKSLFYFLLAGLCEIGGGYLMWLWLRENRSIWFAFIGAGLLIFYGIIPTLQPANFGRVYAAYGGIFILLAILWGWQIDRTAPDKFDLLGGWIVLLGVLVIMYAPRA
- the glmU gene encoding bifunctional UDP-N-acetylglucosamine diphosphorylase/glucosamine-1-phosphate N-acetyltransferase GlmU gives rise to the protein MVAVAILAAGRGTRMKSELPKVLHSLGGRSLIERILQTALEIEPIRQIVIVGYQGKQVEAALQHIPDVEFVEQTQQLGTGHAVQQLLPHLEGFQGDLLVLNGDVPLLRPQTLKVLMETHTQHQNAVSLLTAHLPNPKGYGRVFCNGQNIIQQIVEDRDCSAAQKQNHRINAGIYCFNWPQLAKVLPQLQANNDQKEYYLTDACNLMQPVMAVDVEDYEEILGINDRKQLATAYAILQGRVKDRWMAAGVTLIDPNSITIDDTVQLSTDLIIEPQTHLRGNTAIGSGSRIGPGSLIENSQIGENVTVLYSVISDSAVQAGTKIGPYAHLRGNVNAGNNCRIGNFVELKNTTLGDRTNVAHLSYLGDATLGERVNIGAGTITANYDGVKKHQTKIGDRSKTGSNSVLVAPVTLGSDVTVAAGSTVTEDVPDDSLVIARSPQVVKPGWRLKTSED